From the Chitinophaga lutea genome, the window CCGTTTCGATGGCCATCGCCGCCGGCCGGGAAGGCATCGTACTGGGCATCGACCCTAACCCGATCGTATTCGCCGTACTGAGAGAAAACGCAAAGGTGAACGCGGGCAAAAGCAATATCGTTCCGCTACAGCTGGCCGCCGCAGAGAAAGAAACCGTGTTCTACTACGCTTCTTCCGAAGCGTCGATGAGCAACGGGGGCCTGATAGAAGACATCAACGACAACCGCCACGGCAAATACAAACTGAAGGAAGGCATCCAGGGCGTCCACTTCGGCAAATACCTGGAACAACATTACGGAGAGTGGCTGCCCAAACTGTCGCTCATCAAAACCGATACTGAAGGCTGGGATTATTTTGTGCTGAAAACCCTTGAACCGGTGATCGCCCGATACCGCCCCGTCATCATTGCGGAAATATTCCACGATATTTCCACGGAAACGCGGCATAACATCTTTGACCTGCTCCACCAGTACGGTTATACCATCCTCAACGCCGGGCAGTTCCATACGGAAGAGCCGATCGTTACCCGGGAAATCAAAACAAAAGAAGAAATGCCCAAAGCCGGGCTCACCGAAAATATCATCGCCACACCCGATAAGGCGTAACATTTTGTGTTTTACATCGTCTCAAAACCTTCCGCAGCGCTTTGCGGAAGGTTTTTTTGCGCCCCGGGCCGCCCGGTGGCAAGATTGTCTTTTAAATCCTGCCTAAACTGCTAATTTTGTGCTCCGGTTGGCCCGGCATGACGCCCGGCCGCATAAAATACAGGACTTGAGTAAAAAATACTATATCATCGATTTCGACAGCACCTTCACCCAGGTGGAAGCATTGGACGAACTGGCGCGCATTTCGCTACGCGAGCACCCGGAAAGGGAACAGATCTACCAGAAAATTGAAGACCTGACCAACCTGGCGATGGAAGGCAAATTGTCCTTCCGGGAAA encodes:
- a CDS encoding FkbM family methyltransferase, which translates into the protein MSLLTYFKKSYARKKARRVFQQYGTRVDTFRFADNRTVEFANWLNPLLKPKTITQTELDFFAQYIPKGSMAIDIGANIGDLTVSMAIAAGREGIVLGIDPNPIVFAVLRENAKVNAGKSNIVPLQLAAAEKETVFYYASSEASMSNGGLIEDINDNRHGKYKLKEGIQGVHFGKYLEQHYGEWLPKLSLIKTDTEGWDYFVLKTLEPVIARYRPVIIAEIFHDISTETRHNIFDLLHQYGYTILNAGQFHTEEPIVTREIKTKEEMPKAGLTENIIATPDKA